In a genomic window of Streptomyces roseoviridis:
- a CDS encoding NAD-dependent protein deacetylase yields MRMRPTLHWTPPEDLPPGTTDLGPVADALGGGGVLVLSGAGISTESGIPDYRGDGGSLSRHTPMTYQDFTGSPQARRRYWARSHLGWRTFGRARPNAGHRAVAAFERHGLLTGVITQNVDGLHQAAGSANVVELHGSLGRVVCLSCGAFSARRELAQRLEEANPGFRPVSAALNPDGDADLTDEQVGDFHVVPCLVCGGVLKPDVVFFGEAVPPPRVERCRELIDAAASLLVLGSSLTVMSGLRFVRQAAQAGTPVLIVNRDATRGDRHALTRVALPLGSALTAVADRLGIPLDGPCAT; encoded by the coding sequence ATGCGCATGCGCCCCACTCTGCACTGGACGCCTCCCGAGGACCTGCCGCCGGGCACCACGGACCTCGGGCCGGTCGCCGACGCGCTCGGCGGCGGCGGTGTGCTGGTCCTCAGCGGGGCGGGGATCTCGACGGAGTCGGGCATCCCCGATTACCGGGGCGACGGCGGCAGTCTCAGCCGGCACACCCCGATGACGTACCAGGACTTCACCGGAAGCCCGCAGGCCCGGCGCCGGTACTGGGCCCGCAGCCACCTCGGCTGGCGGACCTTCGGCCGCGCCCGGCCCAACGCCGGGCACCGGGCCGTGGCGGCGTTCGAGCGCCACGGTCTGCTCACGGGTGTGATCACGCAGAACGTCGACGGTCTGCACCAGGCCGCGGGCAGCGCGAACGTCGTGGAGCTGCACGGCAGCCTGGGCCGGGTCGTGTGTCTGTCCTGCGGTGCCTTCTCCGCGCGTCGCGAGCTCGCCCAGCGGCTGGAGGAGGCGAATCCGGGCTTCCGGCCGGTGTCCGCCGCGCTCAACCCGGACGGCGACGCCGACCTCACCGACGAACAGGTCGGGGACTTCCACGTGGTGCCCTGCCTGGTCTGCGGCGGCGTCCTCAAGCCGGACGTGGTCTTCTTCGGCGAGGCCGTTCCGCCGCCGCGGGTGGAGCGGTGCCGCGAGCTGATCGACGCAGCGGCCTCGCTGCTGGTCCTCGGATCCTCGCTGACCGTGATGTCGGGGCTGCGGTTCGTCCGCCAGGCGGCCCAGGCCGGCACACCGGTCCTCATCGTCAACCGCGACGCGACCCGGGGCGACCGTCACGCCCTCACCCGGGTCGCCCTCCCTCTCGGTTCGGCCCTCACCGCCGTGGCCGACCGGCTGGGCATCCCGCTCGACGGGCCCTGCGCGACCTGA
- a CDS encoding class I SAM-dependent methyltransferase, translating to MRAEWDSRYADRPQLWSGRPNGALVAEVTGAAGAAGLTPGRVLDVGCGEGADAIWLARGGWDVTALDVSGVALERAAGHARDAGVTVRWIHAALTDAPLPPASFDLVSAQYPALLRTPDAAAERALLDAVAPGGVLLLVHHAGMDTHQRHDSGFDPADYVWPATVTALLDDDWEVEADEQRPRVAPGGGAGAHHTDDLVLRLRRLR from the coding sequence GTGCGGGCCGAGTGGGACAGCCGTTACGCCGACCGCCCGCAGCTGTGGAGCGGCCGTCCCAACGGCGCGCTCGTGGCGGAGGTGACCGGAGCCGCCGGGGCGGCCGGCCTCACGCCCGGACGGGTGCTCGACGTCGGCTGCGGCGAGGGCGCGGACGCCATCTGGCTCGCCCGCGGCGGCTGGGACGTCACCGCCCTCGACGTCTCCGGCGTGGCGCTGGAACGGGCGGCCGGGCACGCCCGCGACGCCGGCGTCACCGTCCGCTGGATCCACGCCGCGCTGACCGACGCGCCGCTCCCGCCCGCCTCCTTCGACCTGGTGTCCGCCCAGTACCCGGCCCTGCTGCGCACCCCCGACGCCGCGGCCGAGCGAGCACTCCTCGACGCCGTCGCACCCGGCGGTGTCCTGCTCCTCGTGCACCACGCGGGCATGGACACCCACCAGCGCCACGACAGCGGCTTCGACCCGGCCGACTACGTCTGGCCCGCCACGGTCACCGCGCTCCTGGACGACGACTGGGAAGTGGAGGCCGACGAACAGCGGCCCCGCGTGGCACCGGGCGGCGGAGCCGGCGCCCACCACACCGACGACCTCGTGCTGCGCCTCCGCCGCCTGCGCTGA
- a CDS encoding MSMEG_6728 family protein gives MQTFLPYMTFSESAAVLDPRRLGKQRVEALQVFRGLTVPTYGWRRHPAVRMWAGYEEALVRYGLDVCAVWTAEGRADTCSVTLLHDYRAWRPSGEVRLQSGLAAAGELPPWLGDPAFHRSHRSALVRKDPDYYRPVFPDVPDDLPYVWPASDRGGAPSSGPSSGPGDGPGNGPAG, from the coding sequence ATGCAGACGTTTCTCCCGTACATGACCTTCTCCGAGTCGGCGGCCGTCCTGGACCCCAGGCGGCTCGGCAAGCAGCGCGTCGAGGCGCTTCAGGTGTTCCGGGGCCTGACGGTGCCGACGTACGGGTGGCGCCGGCACCCCGCGGTGCGGATGTGGGCCGGCTACGAGGAGGCCCTGGTGCGCTACGGGCTGGACGTCTGCGCCGTGTGGACCGCCGAGGGCCGCGCCGACACCTGTTCCGTCACCTTGCTGCACGACTACCGCGCCTGGCGGCCCTCGGGCGAGGTCCGCCTCCAGAGCGGCCTCGCTGCGGCGGGCGAGCTGCCTCCCTGGCTCGGCGACCCCGCCTTCCACCGCAGCCACCGGTCCGCGCTGGTGCGCAAGGACCCGGACTACTACCGGCCCGTCTTCCCCGACGTGCCCGACGACCTCCCCTACGTGTGGCCGGCGTCCGACCGGGGCGGTGCCCCGAGCAGCGGCCCGAGCAGCGGTCCGGGCGACGGCCCGGGCAACGGCCCGGCGGGATGA
- a CDS encoding spore photoproduct lyase family protein has translation MGRRPQEPAGEPEGLFGMADLVAAAMPAEPGEARPFRDGPEARRLLRVTEIHAEPGAAASWRGRQILARFPDARLVETDSHWRIPHLHGNEGNVERWVRIKSETLVLGERTSLTVRPNGRSADWIAPGLSNGCAMACAYCYVPRRKGFANPITVFTNVDRVLGALGRHIAAAGPKKDPNQCDEHAWVYDIGENGDCSVDDLISDNTADLVRAFRRWPTAKASFATKLVNPDLLRLDPQGRTRIRFSLMPPDDSRLLDIRTSPVPARVAAAADFLDAGYEVHFNLSPVVIRPGWREGWDELLHLLDDVLPRRVKEQAAAEIIMLTHNEDLHGVNLGWHPRAEDVLWQPDLQQPKRSENGALNVRYRNTVKREAVDALSRMIEARTPWLRVRYAF, from the coding sequence ATGGGACGGCGTCCCCAGGAGCCGGCCGGGGAACCGGAGGGCCTCTTCGGCATGGCCGACCTCGTGGCCGCCGCCATGCCCGCCGAGCCGGGCGAAGCGCGGCCGTTCCGGGACGGACCGGAGGCGCGCAGGCTGCTGCGGGTCACGGAGATCCACGCGGAACCGGGCGCCGCCGCGTCGTGGCGGGGCCGCCAGATCCTCGCCCGCTTCCCCGACGCCCGGCTCGTCGAGACGGACTCCCACTGGCGCATCCCGCACCTGCACGGCAACGAGGGGAACGTCGAACGCTGGGTCAGGATCAAGAGCGAGACCCTGGTCCTGGGCGAACGCACCTCCCTCACCGTCCGTCCCAACGGCCGCTCCGCCGACTGGATCGCCCCCGGTCTCTCCAACGGATGCGCCATGGCCTGCGCGTACTGCTACGTCCCGCGCCGCAAGGGGTTCGCCAACCCCATCACCGTCTTCACCAACGTCGACCGCGTCCTCGGCGCCCTCGGCCGGCACATCGCCGCCGCGGGTCCCAAGAAGGACCCCAACCAGTGCGACGAGCACGCCTGGGTCTACGACATCGGCGAGAACGGCGACTGCTCGGTGGACGACCTGATCAGCGACAACACCGCCGATCTCGTACGGGCCTTCCGCCGCTGGCCCACGGCCAAGGCGTCCTTCGCGACGAAACTGGTCAACCCCGATCTGCTGCGGCTCGATCCGCAGGGCCGCACCCGGATCCGTTTCTCCCTCATGCCGCCGGACGACTCCCGTCTCCTCGACATCCGCACCAGCCCCGTGCCCGCCCGCGTCGCGGCCGCCGCCGACTTCCTGGACGCCGGATACGAGGTGCACTTCAACCTCTCACCGGTGGTGATCCGCCCGGGGTGGCGCGAGGGCTGGGACGAGCTGCTGCACCTGTTGGACGACGTCCTCCCGCGCCGGGTGAAGGAGCAGGCGGCGGCGGAGATCATCATGCTCACCCACAACGAGGACCTGCACGGCGTCAACCTGGGCTGGCACCCCCGCGCCGAGGACGTCCTGTGGCAGCCGGACCTCCAGCAGCCCAAACGGTCGGAGAACGGCGCCCTGAACGTGCGCTACCGCAACACCGTCAAGCGCGAGGCCGTGGACGCGCTGTCCCGCATGATCGAGGCCCGTACGCCCTGGCTGCGGGTGCGCTACGCCTTCTGA
- a CDS encoding restriction endonuclease, with product MTAVGGEGGGAGREGRVRVGRDLVLVVGLAGAVVGGVALLLKTAQATGARAPVMPVLLLVVLGLGVLMARWSIAPTRRRLRPRAGAVRRRRNPAPAAEAPSVDGEALDHTAVDPEGFEHSVAALCARDGCTVVEVVGGAGDLGADVVATTADGRRVVLQCKQYTGDHRVGSPDLQRFGGTCFTVHEADVAVLVTTGSFTEPALEYAAACGILCVDGAALAAWTEAGAPAPWDAPGSGPAPELGPAEAALPEAQAPARAGE from the coding sequence ATGACAGCCGTCGGCGGCGAGGGCGGAGGAGCCGGGCGGGAGGGCCGGGTGCGGGTCGGTCGGGATCTGGTGCTCGTGGTCGGACTCGCCGGGGCGGTCGTCGGCGGGGTGGCGCTGCTGCTCAAGACCGCCCAAGCGACCGGGGCCCGGGCGCCGGTGATGCCCGTCCTGCTTCTCGTCGTCCTCGGACTGGGAGTCCTGATGGCCCGCTGGAGCATCGCGCCCACCCGTCGCCGGTTGCGCCCGCGCGCCGGTGCCGTGCGCCGGAGGCGCAATCCGGCTCCGGCCGCCGAGGCGCCGTCCGTCGACGGGGAGGCGCTGGACCACACGGCCGTCGACCCCGAGGGGTTCGAGCACAGCGTCGCGGCGCTGTGCGCCCGGGACGGCTGCACGGTGGTGGAGGTGGTGGGCGGCGCGGGCGATCTCGGTGCCGACGTGGTGGCGACCACCGCCGACGGTCGCCGGGTCGTGCTCCAGTGCAAGCAGTACACGGGTGACCACCGCGTCGGTTCGCCGGACCTCCAGCGCTTCGGCGGCACGTGCTTCACGGTGCACGAGGCGGATGTGGCCGTTCTGGTGACGACCGGATCCTTCACCGAGCCGGCCCTCGAATACGCCGCCGCCTGCGGCATCCTCTGCGTCGACGGTGCCGCGCTCGCCGCATGGACGGAAGCGGGGGCTCCCGCGCCGTGGGACGCCCCCGGAAGCGGCCCGGCGCCCGAGCTGGGCCCGGCCGAGGCCGCCCTGCCCGAGGCCCAGGCCCCTGCCCGGGCCGGCGAATGA
- a CDS encoding S1 family peptidase produces MKQAFRTGKPFRAGRLGAVVGALVAASVLAAPTSSAQPADTFRATASELSAASEAVLAADVPGSAWYTDPATGKVVVTVDSTVSEAEVATLRRSAGAHAKSLKIERTQGRINKLIAGGQAIYTGGGRCSLGFNVRSGSTYYALTAGHCTNIASTWYTNSANTTVLGTRTGSSFPTNDYGIIRHSNASAADGRVYLYNGSYRDITGAGNAYVGQSVQRSGSTTGLRSGTVTGLNATVNYGNGDVVYGLIQTNVCAEPGDSGGALFSGTTALGLTSGGSGNCSSGGTTFFQPVTEALSAYGVSVF; encoded by the coding sequence GTGAAGCAAGCGTTCCGCACCGGCAAGCCCTTCCGCGCCGGCCGCCTCGGCGCCGTCGTCGGTGCCCTCGTCGCCGCCTCGGTGCTCGCCGCCCCCACCTCCTCGGCGCAGCCGGCCGACACCTTCCGTGCCACCGCCTCCGAGCTCTCCGCCGCCAGCGAGGCCGTCCTCGCCGCCGACGTCCCCGGCTCCGCCTGGTACACCGACCCGGCCACCGGCAAGGTCGTCGTCACCGTCGACTCGACCGTCTCCGAGGCCGAGGTCGCGACCCTGCGGCGCTCCGCGGGCGCCCACGCCAAGAGCCTGAAGATCGAGCGGACCCAGGGCCGGATCAACAAGCTCATCGCCGGCGGCCAGGCCATCTACACCGGCGGCGGCCGCTGCTCGCTCGGGTTCAACGTCCGCAGCGGCAGCACGTACTACGCCCTCACCGCCGGGCACTGCACGAACATCGCCAGCACCTGGTACACCAACTCCGCCAACACCACGGTGCTCGGCACCCGTACCGGGTCCAGCTTCCCCACGAACGACTACGGCATCATCCGCCACTCCAACGCCTCCGCCGCCGACGGGCGCGTCTACCTCTACAACGGCAGCTACCGCGACATCACCGGTGCCGGCAACGCCTACGTCGGACAGTCCGTCCAGCGCAGCGGCAGCACCACGGGCCTGCGCAGCGGCACGGTGACCGGCCTGAACGCCACCGTCAACTACGGCAACGGCGACGTGGTCTACGGCCTCATCCAGACCAACGTCTGCGCCGAGCCGGGCGACAGCGGCGGCGCCCTCTTCTCCGGCACGACGGCGCTCGGACTCACCTCCGGCGGCAGCGGCAACTGCTCCAGCGGGGGCACCACGTTCTTCCAGCCCGTCACCGAGGCCCTGAGCGCGTACGGCGTCAGCGTGTTCTGA
- a CDS encoding ATP-binding protein, with amino-acid sequence MPQDPALRAVGWARSLPVSRGVKTARDWTREHLTRLGWDRTAPDLLDSVVLTVSELVTNAHIHARSDAQLILTWDEECLHVTVHDDSPEVPAPREADEGATGGRGLLLIDALADAWQTHRCPRGKDVTVCFPPPPSAAPEEP; translated from the coding sequence ATGCCGCAGGATCCCGCACTGAGAGCTGTCGGATGGGCCCGTTCGCTGCCCGTCAGCAGGGGCGTGAAGACGGCCAGGGACTGGACGCGCGAACACCTCACGAGGCTCGGCTGGGACCGGACCGCACCGGATCTGCTGGACTCCGTCGTGCTCACCGTGTCCGAGCTGGTCACCAACGCCCACATCCACGCCCGCAGCGACGCCCAGCTCATCCTCACCTGGGACGAGGAATGCCTGCACGTGACCGTGCACGACGACTCGCCCGAGGTGCCCGCACCCCGCGAAGCCGATGAAGGGGCCACCGGGGGGCGCGGGCTGCTGCTCATCGACGCCCTCGCCGACGCATGGCAGACCCACCGCTGCCCCCGCGGCAAGGACGTCACGGTCTGCTTTCCGCCGCCCCCGTCCGCCGCGCCGGAAGAACCGTAG